The Acidimicrobiales bacterium DNA window AGATGCACGACCTGCTGGTCGCGTGGCGGCGGGCACACCTCGAGTACGGCCGCCGCTACCTCGGTTGGGGGGTCTTTGTCCTTCGCTGACCAGGCTCACGAACCGGCGTCGGCGAGGCCGTTGCGTACCTGGCCCGACGAGCACCCTCGGCGCTGCCGCGAACAGCCGTCGCTCCCTGCCTCGGAACGACGGCTCAGGAACGTGACAATTGTCAAGTAGATGGTGCAGAAGGGCCCATATCGCGGGCAGCGGTATCCCCAAAGGCCGGGAGCTCCCCTGATAACGCCGGTTAGAGGGCTACCGGTCGGTCATATCAACCTCACCCCTCGCGTCGGCATCATCCTAGGACTGGACGTTCGAGGCACCTTCGTCTCAGCCAGCGCGTCGTGGGGACATGTAGGCATTCGACCGCCTGGGACCGGCTCGCCCGTCGAATGGTCTGCCCGTGGCATGCCATGGTCGTGCCACAACAAAGACGGCCCTTAGTCGAGTATCTACTTGGGTCTTTTCGCTCCAGCAAGGGTGCATGACACCTCGCGTTCTCAGCCTCCCCGTTCTTGCGTACGTCACCCGGTCGAAGGACTGAAGACCCAAAGTGCGCCTCTACCAGGACGTTTCCAAGAGAGCGAGCGACGGGAATCGAACCCGCGTTCTCAGCTTGGGAACCGCCCCAAAGGGGTCCGAGCCAGTCCAGCCCGATACAAAACCGCAGGTCAGCGACTTGCCGGACGACGACGAACTGGACTGGATTTGCTGAGCTGCGGGATGGATGCGGGATGGAATGACGATTCGGCTCCAGATCGTCAGGTTCGAAATCACCCTCGATCACCGCCACGTTTTTCAGTCCCGCCAGTATCCCGCCCCGATCAGAAGCGGGATCTGAAGATCAACGGTGGAAGGCGCTGGATGCAACAGCACCGACATCGCGAGATCGCCGGTTCTGATCGGCTGACTGCGGTGGCTGGAGCTGGGATTATGCGCTAGCTCGGCGAACTCCACGGGTTGGGCGCCCCCGATCGCAGGATCGCCAGCCGAGCGACACACATGTTCCCCCGTGATGAAGAGGGCCCTCGACGCTCAGCGACGCTCCCGGGACGGGTGCGGAGGGGAGCGCCGGCTCAGTTTCCGAGCCGGGCTAGCTCGGAGTCTCGGGTGTTCCTGACGCTCCGGGCGCGCCCTGAGGGGCTACGTGCGAGGCCTACAGCGCAAAAAGGGCTCTAGACGGGTAGGAGATATCCCGATATGATGATATCACCGATCACCCTTAGGAGGACCGAGCATGGACAGGCTGCGCCCGAGGTCCATGGACACCCGAGAGAACCTCACCACCACTACGACTACCGCAAAGACCCAACTTCCCGTCCGACTCCCGACCGACCAGTACGAGGCCCTGAAGGCCTATGCGTTCTTCACGAAGAGGTCCATGAACGAAATCATCAGTCAGGCCGTCCAGGAGTTTCTCACTGGCTCGGCTCGAAGCGGCCAGATGAAGACGATGCTGAACGAGGCTCAGGATCGCTATCGGGTCGTGCTCGACAAGCTCAAGGACCTGTAAAGCCTCGCCGGATACCTCAGCGGATAGGAGCGTCTATTGCTCTACCTGACCACCCAAGAAGTAATCGAGATGCACGACAGTGAGATCCCCGAGGCCCCTCTGTCGAGACGCGATCTCTTGGATTCGGCGGTCATGTCGCCGAGGCAGAGCGCTGGCGGGCAGGACGCGTATCCAACAATCCATTTGAAAGCGGCGGCCCTCATGCGGGGGGTCGCCGCTAATCACGCATTCGTCGACGGCAATAAGCGAACCGCTCTACTCGCCACCTTTGCGTTCTATGGTTTGAATGGCTGGTTACTGGAAGCACCCGATGCCGAATTGATCCATCTCCTGGTCGACATAGTCGTCGACCACATCGAGGTACCGAAGATCGCTGAGTACCTCGAGCAGTGGGCCTCACCCATCCCGGATCCGGAATGGATCTATGACAACGAAGAGGGAGGTGAAACGCAGTGAGCAAGAAGGATCTGATGGTGCTCGGCGGTGTCTGCACAATCGTTACCGCAGTGACGGCAGCGAGCCGTAAGAAGAAGTGGGAGGACGTTCACACTGCCGCGACGATCGCTGGTGCTCTCATCACTATGGCTGGGGCAATCAGCTGAGCCCGCAAGCATCCTGGCCGGTTTAGCTCGTTGCGTAACGTGGTCTGGGTCATCTGACACCTGTACTGACATCTGAGCATCTGATCCTCAGCCAGCCAAGAGACCGTTACGCGACCGGCATGAAGATACGGTTGGTCAATCGCTGATGGGTCAAGATCGATCGAGTGGGGTGAACCGAGTCGTACGGCGCGATCAGAACGAGCGCTTCATAATCCGAGGGCCGAGGTAGCTATCCGAGCTCATCGGCACTTACGGGGGTGTGATCTCACCGCGGGATCTGATCGCCCATCGACGGTGACTATTGGGCCTGCTGGTTGACCGCGCGGGACTCTGCTTGCTCAAAGACCGGAGCGGTCAAGATCCCCCGGACCGAGGGCTCGAACGTGGCTGCCGGCGAGCGCGAGGCGGCCGGGTTCGGACTTAGCTTGACGTGAG harbors:
- a CDS encoding type II toxin-antitoxin system death-on-curing family toxin: MLYLTTQEVIEMHDSEIPEAPLSRRDLLDSAVMSPRQSAGGQDAYPTIHLKAAALMRGVAANHAFVDGNKRTALLATFAFYGLNGWLLEAPDAELIHLLVDIVVDHIEVPKIAEYLEQWASPIPDPEWIYDNEEGGETQ